In one Drosophila pseudoobscura strain MV-25-SWS-2005 chromosome X, UCI_Dpse_MV25, whole genome shotgun sequence genomic region, the following are encoded:
- the path gene encoding proton-coupled amino acid transporter-like protein pathetic isoform X2 produces the protein MRMGDQEPTSVELRYHIQPRKADNEQALGNNEFDPFAHRDNEHPTSDNETLTHLLKASLGTGILGMPIAFMYSGIIMGIFATIFTAFVCTHCSYVLVKCGHKLYYKTRRTKMTFAEIAESAFQKGPKWSRGFAPVAKFSILFGLFLTYFGTCSVYTVIVAKNFEQLIEHWTGTEVSSRLLICSLLVPLILIAWVPNLKYLAPVSMVANVFMGLGLGITFYYLTQDLPPLESRNYLVLGTLPSFFSITIFAMEAIGVVMPLENNMKTPQNFLGLCGVLSQGMSGVTLIYMLLGFLGYLRYGEDTQQSITLNLPVHEWPAQAVKVLIALAVYCTFGLQFYVCLEIVWDGIKEKCTKRPMLVNYVLRTVLVTAAVVLAISVPTIAPFMGLIGAFCFSILGLIFPVLIELVLHWDTGFGKYNWILWKNIVICICGIGALVFGSLAAIRDIVEVYTAVAPQ, from the exons atgaGAATGGGCGATCAAGAACCCACGAGTGTGGAGCTGAG ATACCATATACAACCACGCAAGGCGGACAACGAGCAGGCCCTGGGCAACAATGAGTTCGATCCGTTTGCACACCGCGACAATGAGCATCCCACGAGCGATAATGAAACGCTCACGCATTTGCTTAAGGCCTCCCTGGGCACTGGCATCCTGGGCATGCCCATAGCCTTCATGTACTCTGGCATTATCATGGGCATCTTTGCCACCATCTTCACCGCCTTTGTGTGCACGCACTGCAGTTATGTGCTG GTGAAATGCGGCCACAAACTGTACTACAAGACACGTCGCACCAAGATGACATTTGCCGAAATTGCCGAGTCTGCATTCCAGAAGGGCCCCAAGTGGAGCCGGGGCTTTGCCCCCGTGGCCAAGTTCTCGATATTGTTTGGCCTGTTCCTCACGTACTTCGGCACCTGTTCGGTGTACACCGTGATTGTGGCTAAGAATTTCGAACAGTTGATCGAGCACTGGACGGGAACGGAAGTGTCTTCGCGTCTGCTCATCTGCTCCCTGTTGGTGCCACTGATCCTGATTGCCTGGGTGCCGAATCTCAAGTACCTGGCCCCCGTCTCGATGGTGGCCAATGTGTTCatgggcctgggactgggcaTTACCTTCTACTATCTGACGCAGGATCTGCCCCCGTTGGAGTCGCGTAATTATTTGGTGCTGGGCACCTTGCCGTCCTTCTTCTCCATCACCATCTTTGCGATGGAGGCCATCGGAGTGGTGATGCCGCTGGAAAACAACATGAAGACGCCACAGAACTTCCTCGGCCTCTGCGGAGTGCTCAGCCAGGGCATGTCCGGCGTGACACTCATCTACATGCTTTTGGGTTTCCTTGGCTATCTGCGGTACGGCGAGGACACGCAGCAGAGCATCACCTTGAATCTGCCCGTCCACGAGTGGCCCGCCCAGGCGGTGAAGGTCCTGATTGCCTTGGCCGTTTACTGCACATTCGGACTGCAGTTCTATGTGTGCCTAGAGATCGTCTGGGATGGCATCAAGGAGAAGTGCACCAAGCGTCCCATGCTGGTCAACTATGTGCTGCGCACTGTCCTGGTGACGGCTGCCGTTGTCCTGGCCATTTCTGTGCCCACAATCGCACCCTTCATGGGTCTTATCGGAGCCTTCTGCTTCTCCATTCTGGGTCTGATATTCCCC GTGCTCATTGAGCTGGTCCTCCATTGGGACACTGGATTCGGTAAATACAACTGGATTCTGTGGAAGAACATTGTCATCTGCATCTGCGGCATTGGCGCACTTGTCTTTGGCTCCCTTGCCGCTATCCGAGATATTGTTGAAGTCTACACCGCAGTGGCACCTCAATAA
- the path gene encoding proton-coupled amino acid transporter-like protein pathetic isoform X1: MVNIVDGGAKHAPQEMEQFLPGEGGKTYHIQPRKADNEQALGNNEFDPFAHRDNEHPTSDNETLTHLLKASLGTGILGMPIAFMYSGIIMGIFATIFTAFVCTHCSYVLVKCGHKLYYKTRRTKMTFAEIAESAFQKGPKWSRGFAPVAKFSILFGLFLTYFGTCSVYTVIVAKNFEQLIEHWTGTEVSSRLLICSLLVPLILIAWVPNLKYLAPVSMVANVFMGLGLGITFYYLTQDLPPLESRNYLVLGTLPSFFSITIFAMEAIGVVMPLENNMKTPQNFLGLCGVLSQGMSGVTLIYMLLGFLGYLRYGEDTQQSITLNLPVHEWPAQAVKVLIALAVYCTFGLQFYVCLEIVWDGIKEKCTKRPMLVNYVLRTVLVTAAVVLAISVPTIAPFMGLIGAFCFSILGLIFPVLIELVLHWDTGFGKYNWILWKNIVICICGIGALVFGSLAAIRDIVEVYTAVAPQ, translated from the exons atGGTGAACATTGTG GATGGCGGCGCCAAGCATGCGCCCCAGGAAATGGAGCAGTTCCTGCCGGGCGAAGGAGGAAAAAC ATACCATATACAACCACGCAAGGCGGACAACGAGCAGGCCCTGGGCAACAATGAGTTCGATCCGTTTGCACACCGCGACAATGAGCATCCCACGAGCGATAATGAAACGCTCACGCATTTGCTTAAGGCCTCCCTGGGCACTGGCATCCTGGGCATGCCCATAGCCTTCATGTACTCTGGCATTATCATGGGCATCTTTGCCACCATCTTCACCGCCTTTGTGTGCACGCACTGCAGTTATGTGCTG GTGAAATGCGGCCACAAACTGTACTACAAGACACGTCGCACCAAGATGACATTTGCCGAAATTGCCGAGTCTGCATTCCAGAAGGGCCCCAAGTGGAGCCGGGGCTTTGCCCCCGTGGCCAAGTTCTCGATATTGTTTGGCCTGTTCCTCACGTACTTCGGCACCTGTTCGGTGTACACCGTGATTGTGGCTAAGAATTTCGAACAGTTGATCGAGCACTGGACGGGAACGGAAGTGTCTTCGCGTCTGCTCATCTGCTCCCTGTTGGTGCCACTGATCCTGATTGCCTGGGTGCCGAATCTCAAGTACCTGGCCCCCGTCTCGATGGTGGCCAATGTGTTCatgggcctgggactgggcaTTACCTTCTACTATCTGACGCAGGATCTGCCCCCGTTGGAGTCGCGTAATTATTTGGTGCTGGGCACCTTGCCGTCCTTCTTCTCCATCACCATCTTTGCGATGGAGGCCATCGGAGTGGTGATGCCGCTGGAAAACAACATGAAGACGCCACAGAACTTCCTCGGCCTCTGCGGAGTGCTCAGCCAGGGCATGTCCGGCGTGACACTCATCTACATGCTTTTGGGTTTCCTTGGCTATCTGCGGTACGGCGAGGACACGCAGCAGAGCATCACCTTGAATCTGCCCGTCCACGAGTGGCCCGCCCAGGCGGTGAAGGTCCTGATTGCCTTGGCCGTTTACTGCACATTCGGACTGCAGTTCTATGTGTGCCTAGAGATCGTCTGGGATGGCATCAAGGAGAAGTGCACCAAGCGTCCCATGCTGGTCAACTATGTGCTGCGCACTGTCCTGGTGACGGCTGCCGTTGTCCTGGCCATTTCTGTGCCCACAATCGCACCCTTCATGGGTCTTATCGGAGCCTTCTGCTTCTCCATTCTGGGTCTGATATTCCCC GTGCTCATTGAGCTGGTCCTCCATTGGGACACTGGATTCGGTAAATACAACTGGATTCTGTGGAAGAACATTGTCATCTGCATCTGCGGCATTGGCGCACTTGTCTTTGGCTCCCTTGCCGCTATCCGAGATATTGTTGAAGTCTACACCGCAGTGGCACCTCAATAA
- the LOC4812509 gene encoding leucine-rich repeat-containing protein 59, whose amino-acid sequence MPKTGEKVKVSVKDRVQEDHCDLSLSELSEIPVKEIASFKRVTVLDVSSNRLTNLGRHFPILTQLVRLDLSKNQIRYLPEDFGLLVNLRHLDLYNNCLEHLPMSFSQLRRLRYLDLKTNPLIPAWVKIVGPCSTMKECQEAAKNCVSVCANLKPEIERDRLAQVSQEREQSADKMSAGGDGSTSSLANGAGAGAKKSTKPNNKKAKLKKLAEAAEKDLTFKPVNAVGAGNGAKSASQKINQKKKSTNSTSWLNMLQKVALSTLVTFTVLVVINILLIYMLMFKNPEISEKLVEYIPHQYRDWIVTKTDLFRLRVTDWISEFRTPPEEH is encoded by the exons ATGCCGAAAACCGGCGAAAAGGTAAAAGTAAGCGTGAAGGATCGTGTTCAGGAGGACCACTGCGACTTGAGTCTCTCGGAGCTGAGCGAAATACCGGTCAAAGAAATT GCTTCGTTCAAGCGAGTCACCGTTTTGGATGTGTCCAGCAACCGCTTGACTAACCTGGGA CGCCACTTCCCCATACTCACTCAGCTGGTAAGGCTCGATCTAAGCAAGAACCAAATACGCTATCTGCCCGAAGATTTCGGATTGCTGGTGAATTTGCGTCATCTGGACCTCTACAACAACTGCCTGGAGCACTTGCCAATGAGCTTTTCCCAACTTCGTCGACTGCGATATTTGGACCTGAAGACCAATCCGTTAATACCCGCCTGGGTGAAGATTGTGGGTCCGTGCTCCACGATGAAGGAGTGCCAAGAGGCGGCCAAGAACTGT GTCAGCGTCTGCGCCAACTTGAAGCCCGAAATCGAACGCGACCGTCTGGCCCAGGTCTCCCAAGAGCGTGAACAGAGTGCTGACAAAATGTCTGCAGGAGGGGATGGGTCCACCAGTTCCCTGGCCAATGGCGCCGGAGCAGGGGCCAAGAAGTCGACCAAACCAAATAACAAGAAAGCAAAGTTGAAGAAATTGGCCGAAGCCGCGGAGAAAGACCTAACATTCAAACCAGTAAATGCTGTGGGAGCAGGGAATGGGGCAAAATCTGCCAGTCAGAAGATCAATCAAAAGAAGAAATCGACCAACAGCACCTCCTGGCTAAATATGCTCCAAAAGGTTGCCCTGTCCACACTGGTTACCTTCACGGTGCTCGTTGTTATCAATATACTGCTCATCTACATGCTTATGTTCAAGAATCCGGAGATATCTGAAAAACTGGTGGAGTATATACCGCACCAGTATCGGGACTGGATAGTGACCAAGACGGATCTCTTTCGTTTACGCGTCACCGACTGGATCTCCGAGTTCCGCACCCCACCGGAGGAGCACTGA
- the RpS9 gene encoding 40S ribosomal protein S9: protein MVNGRIPSVFSKTYVTPRRPYEKARLDQELKIIGEYGLRNKREVWRVKYALAKIRKAARELLTLDEKDEKRLFQGNALLRRLVRIGVLDESRMKLDYVLGLKIEDFLERRLQTQVFKLGLAKSIHHARVLIRQRHIRVRKQVVNIPSFVVRLDSQKHIDFSLKSPFGGGRPGRVKRKNLKKNLGGGAAAPEEDED from the exons ATGGTAAACGGCCGCATACCATCGGTCTTCTCGAAGACCTATGTGACTCCCCGTCGCCCCTATGAGAAGGCGCGTCTGGATCAGGAGTTGAAGATCATTGGCGAATATGGTCTTCGCAACAAGCGTGAGGTGTGGCGCGTCAAGTACGCTCTGGCCAAGATCCGTAAGGCTGCCCGTGAGCTGCTGACCCTCGATGAGAAGGACGAGAAGCGTCTTTTCCAGG GCAATGCCCTTCTGCGTCGTCTGGTGCGCATTGGTGTCTTGGACGAATCTCGCATGAAGCTCGATTACGTGCTCGGCCTGAAGATTGAAGATTTCTTGGAGCGTCGTCTGCAGACCCAGGTCTTCAAGCTTGGATTGGCCAAGTCCATCCATCATGCCCGTGTGCTGATCCGCCAGCGTCACATTCG TGTGCGCAAGCAAGTTGTCAACATCCCATCGTTCGTTGTGCGCCTGGACTCCCAGAAGCACATCGACTTCTCTCTGAAGTCGCCCTTCGGTGGCGGCCGTCCTGGTCGCGTCAAGCGCAAGAACCTGAAGAAGAACctgggtggtggtgctgctgctcccgaaGAGGATGAGGACTAA
- the LOC117184401 gene encoding sperm flagellar protein 1-like, which produces MSSIRCLREKERDVLDEWLVKNNIVLDARTRREFSDVLPVAKILKNKYGRLVQLQYYVPRSSQALKLVNWIVFNEKVLKCLHVNLSRETMEDLSKGSTWALDSLLYFIATGKNPGLGRFVARPRSFSMPKQQISVVTETQI; this is translated from the exons ATGTCAAGCATCCGTTGTCTGAGGGAGAAGGAGCGCGACGTGCTAGATGAGTGGCTTGTTAAAAATAACATCGTGCTAGATGCCCGTACACGTCGCGAGTTCTCGGACGTGCTGCCTGTGGCAAAGATCCTGAAGAACAAGTATGGCCGCCTGGTGCAACTGCAATACTATGTTCCCCGCAGCAGCCAAGCCTTGAAGTTGGTCAATTGGATTGTCTTCAATGAAAAGGTCCTTAAGTGCTTACATGTCAACCTTTCGAGAGAAACCATGGAGGACTTGTCTAAGGGAAGTACTTGGGCACTCGATTCGCTGCTGTATTTTATTGCAACAGGCAAAAATCCGGGCTTGGGACGCTTCGTGGCTAGGCCGCGCTCGTTCAGCATGCCCAAGCAGCAGATA AGCGTTGTGACTGAAACCCagatttaa
- the LOC4811915 gene encoding sodium-independent sulfate anion transporter isoform X2, protein MTLKDWGYRLFPGLKWLHGYTGQDAVADMIAGVTVGLTVLPQGLAYATLAGLEPQYGLYSAFVGGIVYALLGSCRQVTIGPTALLALMTSRHTGFGLGSGPAYAILLCLISGVVEMGMAVLKLGALVDLISLPVTVGFTSATAVIIGTSQLKGLLGLRGGSGSDFINTMRSVLGNLSQVRRGDVTLGLVSITVLLLLRKLKDVKFAGRVRSLRAQQLISGTIWVIATGRNALVVLVTSVLAYSTCKQMDTCPYILTGKVKSGLPNITLPKFETTILDKNGTELTQNFEQMVSELGPSMLILPIIAVLGNVAISKAFGGAGLSATRELVALSMSNICGAFCSSMPVTGSFSRSAVNHASGVRTPLGGCYTSVLVLLALGLLAPYFQYIPKAALSAVIISAVIFMIEFEVIRPLWRCSRRELLPGAITFVMSLAVGVEIGLLLGVGADVAFLVYRAARPVLSVSKLQTINGINYILIRPKHSSLYFPAIEWVRSGISKALTTHGTAPVVLDCAHVHDFDFTAARGMGSLHKELAKANVPLFLMSAHKDIGVILKESTSIDFPTIDCPDDLECILEQTPDYELHLQIAAPLVESRISRGTSDAVDACSPSELSRLNGKST, encoded by the exons ATGACCCTGAAGGATTGGGGATATCGATTGTTTCCGGGTCTTAAGTGGCTGCATGGCTATACCGGCCAAGATGCGGTGGCCGATATGATAGCTGGGGTTACTGTTGGGCTGACGGTGTTGCCCCAGGGACTGGCCTATGCCACTCTGGCGGGCCTGGAGCCTCAGTACGGCTTGTACTCGGCTTTCGTTGGTGGAATTGTCTACGCTTTGCTTGGCAGCTGTCGACAGGTGACCATTGGGCCGACGGCTTTGCTCGCCTTGATGACCAGCCGGCACACAGGCTTTGGACTGGGCTCGGGACCGGCCTACGCCATTCTATTGTGCCTCATCTCGGGTGTGGTGGAGATGGGTATGGCTGTGCTGAAGCTGGGTGCACTGGTGGACCTCATTTCGCTGCCGGTGACAGTGGGTTTCACTTCGGCCACGGCTGTTATAATTGGCACATCTCAACTAAAGGGCCTATTGGGATTGCGTGGAGGTTCGGGATCAGATTTCATCAATACCATGCGCTCCGTGCTGGGGAACCTGAGCCAGGTGCGACGCGGTGATGTTACCCTAGGACTGGTTTCCATTACGGTTCTACTGCTGTTGCGG AAACTAAAAGACGTGAAGTTTGCTGGGCGAGTCCGCAGCTTGAGGGCACAGCAATTGATTAGCGGCACCATTTGGGTGATAGCCACTGGTCGAAATGCTCTGGTGGTTCTCGTGACCAGTGTGCTGGCCTACAGCACGTGTAAGCAGATGGACACCTGTCCGTACATCCTCACAGGAAAGGTAAAGAGCGGCCTGCCTAACATCACACTGCCCAAGTTTGAGACCACAATTTTGGACAAAAATGGCACCGAGCTTACGCAGAACTTTGAGCAAATG GTGTCGGAGCTGGGGCCCTCGATGCTTATATTGCCCATTATTGCTGTGCTCGGAAACGTGGCCATCTCTAAAGCATTTGGTGGCGCCGGACTGAGTGCCACCCGGGAACTGGTTGCCCTCTCTATGAGCAACATTTGCGGTGCCTTTTGCAGCTCCATGCCGGTCACGGGCTCCTTCTCGCGCAGTGCTGTCAATCATGCCAGTGGGGTGCGAACACCGCTTGGTGGCTGCTACACAAGCGTGCTGGTCCTTCTGGCACTGGGCCTGCTGGCACCGTACTTCCAGTACATACCGAAGGCCGCTCTCAGTGCGGTCATCATCTCGGCTGTGATATTTATGATTGAGTTTGAGGTCATCCGACCACTGTGGCGTTGCAGCCGTCGGGAGCTACTGCCAGGTGCCATTACCTTTGTGATGAGCctggctgtgggtgtggagaTTGGGCTGTTGCTGGGCGTTGGTGCGGATGTAGCCTTCCTGGTCTACCGCGCAGCACGACCCGTTCTGAGTGTGTCCAAGCTGCAAACCATCAATGGCATCAACTACATATTGATTCGTCCCAAGCACAGCTCGCTCTACTTTCCTGCCATCGAGTGGGTTCGCTCTGGCATCTCTAAAGCCTTGACGACGCATGGAACTGCGCCGGTGGTCCTGGACTGCGCTCATGTGCATG ATTTTGATTTCACTGCCGCGCGAGGCATGGGGTCGCTGCACAAGGAGCTGGCTAAAGCGAACGTTCCATTGTTCTTGATGAGCGCTCACAAGGATATCGGGGTCATCCTGAAGGAGTCAACCAGCATTGATTTCCCCACGATAGACTGTCCGGATGACTTGGAATGCATTTTGGAACAAA cGCCCGACTACGAGCTTCACTTGCAGATTGCAGCTCCTCTTGTGGAATCTCGAATTAGCCGTGGAACAAGCGATGCAGTTGACGCGTGCAGTCCAAGCGAACTAAGTAGACTCAATGGAAAATCGACTTGA
- the LOC4811915 gene encoding sodium-independent sulfate anion transporter isoform X1 produces MTLKDWGYRLFPGLKWLHGYTGQDAVADMIAGVTVGLTVLPQGLAYATLAGLEPQYGLYSAFVGGIVYALLGSCRQVTIGPTALLALMTSRHTGFGLGSGPAYAILLCLISGVVEMGMAVLKLGALVDLISLPVTVGFTSATAVIIGTSQLKGLLGLRGGSGSDFINTMRSVLGNLSQVRRGDVTLGLVSITVLLLLRKLKDVKFAGRVRSLRAQQLISGTIWVIATGRNALVVLVTSVLAYSTCKQMDTCPYILTGKVKSGLPNITLPKFETTILDKNGTELTQNFEQMVSELGPSMLILPIIAVLGNVAISKAFGGAGLSATRELVALSMSNICGAFCSSMPVTGSFSRSAVNHASGVRTPLGGCYTSVLVLLALGLLAPYFQYIPKAALSAVIISAVIFMIEFEVIRPLWRCSRRELLPGAITFVMSLAVGVEIGLLLGVGADVAFLVYRAARPVLSVSKLQTINGINYILIRPKHSSLYFPAIEWVRSGISKALTTHGTAPVVLDCAHVHDFDFTAARGMGSLHKELAKANVPLFLMSAHKDIGVILKESTSIDFPTIDCPDDLECILEQTCISV; encoded by the exons ATGACCCTGAAGGATTGGGGATATCGATTGTTTCCGGGTCTTAAGTGGCTGCATGGCTATACCGGCCAAGATGCGGTGGCCGATATGATAGCTGGGGTTACTGTTGGGCTGACGGTGTTGCCCCAGGGACTGGCCTATGCCACTCTGGCGGGCCTGGAGCCTCAGTACGGCTTGTACTCGGCTTTCGTTGGTGGAATTGTCTACGCTTTGCTTGGCAGCTGTCGACAGGTGACCATTGGGCCGACGGCTTTGCTCGCCTTGATGACCAGCCGGCACACAGGCTTTGGACTGGGCTCGGGACCGGCCTACGCCATTCTATTGTGCCTCATCTCGGGTGTGGTGGAGATGGGTATGGCTGTGCTGAAGCTGGGTGCACTGGTGGACCTCATTTCGCTGCCGGTGACAGTGGGTTTCACTTCGGCCACGGCTGTTATAATTGGCACATCTCAACTAAAGGGCCTATTGGGATTGCGTGGAGGTTCGGGATCAGATTTCATCAATACCATGCGCTCCGTGCTGGGGAACCTGAGCCAGGTGCGACGCGGTGATGTTACCCTAGGACTGGTTTCCATTACGGTTCTACTGCTGTTGCGG AAACTAAAAGACGTGAAGTTTGCTGGGCGAGTCCGCAGCTTGAGGGCACAGCAATTGATTAGCGGCACCATTTGGGTGATAGCCACTGGTCGAAATGCTCTGGTGGTTCTCGTGACCAGTGTGCTGGCCTACAGCACGTGTAAGCAGATGGACACCTGTCCGTACATCCTCACAGGAAAGGTAAAGAGCGGCCTGCCTAACATCACACTGCCCAAGTTTGAGACCACAATTTTGGACAAAAATGGCACCGAGCTTACGCAGAACTTTGAGCAAATG GTGTCGGAGCTGGGGCCCTCGATGCTTATATTGCCCATTATTGCTGTGCTCGGAAACGTGGCCATCTCTAAAGCATTTGGTGGCGCCGGACTGAGTGCCACCCGGGAACTGGTTGCCCTCTCTATGAGCAACATTTGCGGTGCCTTTTGCAGCTCCATGCCGGTCACGGGCTCCTTCTCGCGCAGTGCTGTCAATCATGCCAGTGGGGTGCGAACACCGCTTGGTGGCTGCTACACAAGCGTGCTGGTCCTTCTGGCACTGGGCCTGCTGGCACCGTACTTCCAGTACATACCGAAGGCCGCTCTCAGTGCGGTCATCATCTCGGCTGTGATATTTATGATTGAGTTTGAGGTCATCCGACCACTGTGGCGTTGCAGCCGTCGGGAGCTACTGCCAGGTGCCATTACCTTTGTGATGAGCctggctgtgggtgtggagaTTGGGCTGTTGCTGGGCGTTGGTGCGGATGTAGCCTTCCTGGTCTACCGCGCAGCACGACCCGTTCTGAGTGTGTCCAAGCTGCAAACCATCAATGGCATCAACTACATATTGATTCGTCCCAAGCACAGCTCGCTCTACTTTCCTGCCATCGAGTGGGTTCGCTCTGGCATCTCTAAAGCCTTGACGACGCATGGAACTGCGCCGGTGGTCCTGGACTGCGCTCATGTGCATG ATTTTGATTTCACTGCCGCGCGAGGCATGGGGTCGCTGCACAAGGAGCTGGCTAAAGCGAACGTTCCATTGTTCTTGATGAGCGCTCACAAGGATATCGGGGTCATCCTGAAGGAGTCAACCAGCATTGATTTCCCCACGATAGACTGTCCGGATGACTTGGAATGCATTTTGGAACAAA CTTGTATCTCTGTTTAA
- the Pop2 gene encoding CCR4-NOT transcription complex subunit 7 isoform X1: MKWTMPSAISGAPHGQVHIPSNEECGIRDVWKHNLEEEFRTIRKVVQKYHYVAMDTEFPGVVARPVGEFRSTADYHYQLLRCNVDLLRIIQLGLTFMDDDGKTPPGYSTWQFNFKFNLSEDMYAQDSIDLLQNSGIQFKKHEEDGIDPIEFAELLMSSGIVLVDNIKWLCFHSGYDFGYLLKLLTDQNLPCDEADFFELLHIYFPNIFDIKYLMKSCKNLKGGLQEVADQLELRRVGPQHQAGSDALLTGMAFFKMREMFFEDNIDHAKYSGHLYGLGTSFIVNGNNFHESNGETSSAS, from the exons ATGAAATGG ACAATGCCCTCGGCCATTAGCGGCGCTCCGCACGGCCAAGTGCACATACCCAGCAACGAGGAGTGCGGCATCCGAGACGTGTGGAAACATAACCTGGAGGAGGAGTTTCGCACCATACGCAAGGTCGTGCAGAAATATCATTATGTGGCCATGGACACAGAGTTTCCCGGCGTAGTGGCGCGACCCGTTGGCGAATTTCGATCCACCGCCGACTATCACTATCAGTTGCTGCGCTGCAATGTGGATCTGCTGAGGATCATTCAGCTGGGTCTGACCTTTATGGACGATGATGGCAAGACGCCTCCAGGATACTCCACGTGGCAGttcaatttcaaattcaatCTAAG TGAGGACATGTATGCCCAGGACTCGATCGATTTGCTGCAAAACTCTGGAATACAGTTCAAGAAGCACGAGGAGGACGGCATCGATCCAATTGAATTTGCCGAGCTGCTCATGAGCTCGGGCATTGTGCTGGTAGACAACATCAAGTGGCTGTGCTTTCACTCTGGCTACGATTTCGGCTACCTGCTCAAGCTGCTCACTGACCAGAATCTGCCCTGCGACGAGGCTGACTTCTTCGAGCTGCTGCACATCTACTTCCCCAACATCTTTGACATCAAATATCTGATGAAGTCGTGCAAGAATCTAAAGGGAGGCCTTCAGGAAGTGGCCGATCAGCTGGAACTGCGTCGGGTCGGACCCCAACATCAGGCTGGCTCTGATGCCCTGCTCACTGGCATGGCATTCTTCAAAATGCGTGAG ATGTTCTTTGAAGACAATATCGACCATGCCAAGTATTCAGGACATCTGTACGGCCTGGGCACCTCGTTCATCGTGAACGGCAACAACTTCCACGAGAGCAATGGCGAGACGAGCAGTGCCTCATGA
- the Pop2 gene encoding CCR4-NOT transcription complex subunit 7 isoform X2, producing the protein MPSAISGAPHGQVHIPSNEECGIRDVWKHNLEEEFRTIRKVVQKYHYVAMDTEFPGVVARPVGEFRSTADYHYQLLRCNVDLLRIIQLGLTFMDDDGKTPPGYSTWQFNFKFNLSEDMYAQDSIDLLQNSGIQFKKHEEDGIDPIEFAELLMSSGIVLVDNIKWLCFHSGYDFGYLLKLLTDQNLPCDEADFFELLHIYFPNIFDIKYLMKSCKNLKGGLQEVADQLELRRVGPQHQAGSDALLTGMAFFKMREMFFEDNIDHAKYSGHLYGLGTSFIVNGNNFHESNGETSSAS; encoded by the exons ATGCCCTCGGCCATTAGCGGCGCTCCGCACGGCCAAGTGCACATACCCAGCAACGAGGAGTGCGGCATCCGAGACGTGTGGAAACATAACCTGGAGGAGGAGTTTCGCACCATACGCAAGGTCGTGCAGAAATATCATTATGTGGCCATGGACACAGAGTTTCCCGGCGTAGTGGCGCGACCCGTTGGCGAATTTCGATCCACCGCCGACTATCACTATCAGTTGCTGCGCTGCAATGTGGATCTGCTGAGGATCATTCAGCTGGGTCTGACCTTTATGGACGATGATGGCAAGACGCCTCCAGGATACTCCACGTGGCAGttcaatttcaaattcaatCTAAG TGAGGACATGTATGCCCAGGACTCGATCGATTTGCTGCAAAACTCTGGAATACAGTTCAAGAAGCACGAGGAGGACGGCATCGATCCAATTGAATTTGCCGAGCTGCTCATGAGCTCGGGCATTGTGCTGGTAGACAACATCAAGTGGCTGTGCTTTCACTCTGGCTACGATTTCGGCTACCTGCTCAAGCTGCTCACTGACCAGAATCTGCCCTGCGACGAGGCTGACTTCTTCGAGCTGCTGCACATCTACTTCCCCAACATCTTTGACATCAAATATCTGATGAAGTCGTGCAAGAATCTAAAGGGAGGCCTTCAGGAAGTGGCCGATCAGCTGGAACTGCGTCGGGTCGGACCCCAACATCAGGCTGGCTCTGATGCCCTGCTCACTGGCATGGCATTCTTCAAAATGCGTGAG ATGTTCTTTGAAGACAATATCGACCATGCCAAGTATTCAGGACATCTGTACGGCCTGGGCACCTCGTTCATCGTGAACGGCAACAACTTCCACGAGAGCAATGGCGAGACGAGCAGTGCCTCATGA